The following nucleotide sequence is from Natronobeatus ordinarius.
ATGTCGGTATAGATGCCCTTCATCGCCCAATCGTCTGTCGAAGAGGGAAGCACTACAGTTCTTCCAGAAGAGGTGGAGGACGGTACTGACGTTGTCTGCCCAGCCTGTGGAGGCTTGATGCGACCTCGGGGACCATTTGATGATGGACGCGCCCGCCATTTCTACCACGTCACCTCTGGCTCAGGCCCCTCGACGGTCAATTGCTCCGGAGGAGAGTCGGATCCTCACCGGAAAATGAAATCCCTCGCAGTATCGGCCCTTCGACAACGGTTTGATCAATACATTCGCTGTGAGCCCGAGGGCACAGTGGAGATTCCAAACACACCGACGCTTGCTAATTCCCGCCGTGCTGATGCCCTCGTTGAATTTGCCTCTGATAACGCAAACGACTACCTAGGACGTGGGTTGATCATTGAGGTACAATACGCACACGAAGACAAGGACCTCGCCGCGGTCACACACGATTATCTCTCAGCTGGATATAGTGTCTACTGGGCGAGTCCTGACGATTTTACCAATGATCGATTCCGGATTAAGGAGATGGTCATCGCATTTGATCAACGAGCCGAGAACGCCTTTGCAGCATCGTGGGCAGCCCCTCCAGATATTGATCCTCCTGAAGAGTATTTAGAGCGGTTCATAAATTCTGAACCCCTCACATACGACGACCCGAATCCAGGCTGTAACCACACCTGGGAATACGGTGGGAGTGATCTCCACGACCGGAACTTCTGCAAGCACTGTCGACTCGAGCGCTGGAAAGACACTGTTGTAGATGCCCCATTGGTCTTTAGTTAGGCCTCAGCAGCCGGTTTGATGGCGGTAGCGAGCTGTTCTTGGAGAACCGGCCGTTGTTTGTGGATCTTCTGCGCGTCGGCGATCAGCCGATCAAGCAGTGGCGGTGGAGAGTACCCGAGGTAGTCACTCAACCGGTAGAGAATGAGCTGGGCGTGCGACCTGAAGGTCGCCGCCCAGCGTTCCGGCGGGAACACGAGCTCATCATCTGCGTGTTCGATGACCAGACTGAGCAACTCACGGCTCACAACCAAGGACAACAGCGCCGCGTACAGCAGAATCTCTACGACGTGCTTCTTCGTCGTATCGAACTCATCCAGCCTGTACTGCGTCTTCAGCTCCCGAAACAGTAGTTCTACTTCCCACCTACACCGGTAGATCGTCGCTAGATCCTCCGGCAGGAACTCTTCGCGTGAGAGATTCGTGATGTACAGGTGGTAGTCGTCGGCGTCCTCGTTGCGGACGCCGACGACGCGGAACCGTTTCGTATCGCGTGACTGCGTGCCCGCGTACTCTCTCCGGTCAAACTCGATCTCAACTTCGACATCGATGTACTTGCGACAGAGATCGTCCACGACGTCGTAAATTTTCTTCCCTTCCAAGGGAATGGCGCGGCCGCGCCATTCCCGAAGTTCGTCGGTCACAACCGGGTTAGAGCTGCGTTTCAGTCGACTCACAAAGTAGCCGTCGTTCTCGTCGATCAACGCGAACCGCCGGTACTTGAAATAGGCTAGATCGAAGATCGCTAGCCGACCTTCGAGCCACGATCCTGTCTCGAACTGCGTGCTGTCGTGTCTTTTCTCATCTGTGACGCTGAACCGGTCGATCGTCTGCTCAGTGACGTTGTGGAGCAGGTGGAGCCGTGCTCCAGCCTGCTCATCACGGCGACCTTCGTACTCCTCAGAAAGCAACTCATGGAGCCGGAGAACCGTTCCATCTGCGATTATCACGTCTCTGAATCGGTTGAACTCCTCTGAGACGGTGTGAGGAACAGCGACCTCGTCGAGCCCGTACTCGACGAGGTCGCGGAGGTACTCTGCGAGAGTCGGCGTCAACCGCTGATAGAAGCCTCCTGCGGACAATGTCTTGTCTGCAGTCGAGTTGTAGCTTCGTCTGAAGTTGGCGAGCGTTCGGCTTGCGCCACCGGCGAAGCCGAACGCAAATGACCAGACGAGCGGTGGAATCTGCAGCTTCCGATCGCGTTCGACCACGCCGACGGCATCGGCGTGGTCTTCGAGCGCTTCAGATGGAAGGAAGTTAGTGAGATGGCGTTCCACTTCCTGTGAGGAGGGGTTAGACTGCACATCTTCCGCCTCCTCATTCCTTCGAAAAAGCAACTCCGATAAGCCGACGCTATCGTGCGGTTTTGCGCCTAACTAAAGACGGATGTGTAGATGCCCACATTTACGATGAATCAACGATCAAGACGAATACTGATCTTGCCAATAGTGCTGCTCAAGCGGCGTTTGAACAGCGAGAAAAGAGGGAGAAGAACCATCAACACGTCTGGGAACCGCGAGGCAAGAATCGCTATCGGTGCCGATGTGGCGCCCGTCTCAAAGAGCACAATGGAGAGGAAATCATCTCAAATGATCCCTTCGAGGACTTCACTGAGATGACGACCACAGATCCACGGTACTGCGACCACATTTGGGAACGCGAAGATGGATGTATGCGCTGTATTTCTTGCGGCCTAGAGGATCCGTTTTGATCGGTATTCCTATTAGCCCGGTTCTTTGCCGATGTTCTCATCGATGTCTGGTCACCTCTCGTTTGCGCCTACTCGTTATGTAATGGGTCAAACGAAGACGGTGATCACGGTTCCGAAACCTCCAGCTTTGCTTACACTGACCTACTGGCTGGGGGAGATTACTTGCTTATCCAGATATTCTGTGGAGATATGCCCTTTCGCGGTCGTCTTGATGGTCACCCTGTCGTCCCCGCCATCGTCGACGATGGAGAAGCCGTCACGTGTCCTGTGTGCGGTGACACTATGTATCCGCGATCGGCGCAGGGGAAGGCTCGACACTTCTACCACGTATCGGATGCCGCTGGCCAGCGGTGCTCGAGCGGCGGCGAGTCAGAGGCACACGCGCGAGCGGTCGCACGCGTTGAGGTCGCCCTTCACCAGCAGTTCGGAGAAAGCGCCCGCATCGAGACAGAGGTAGACGTCGACGTGTCCGAGGTACCGACACCTGTGACCGAACGCCGGGCCGACGCACTCGCGACGTTTATCGATTGGAATCCCTACTTTGGGGAGGGACTCGCCGTTGAGGTGCAGCACAGCCACGAGGACAAGGATGTCCAGCAGGTGACGCATGACTACTTGGCTGCAGGTTACTCAGTCGTCTGGATACGCGCAGCAACCGTCCTTCTCGATACGTTCGACTACGACACGATTGGTGCCGAGTTCGAGCGTGACGACGGCTCTGGATATTCTCAGCGGACGAGCAAAGCACACCAATATACGAACTGCCAATCGCTCCTATACAGCGGAGAACACGCGTGGGAGCGAGTGCCGCCCTATGCTCACCCCCGTGGACAGGATGACCTAATCACGTACGATATCTGTGCCGGCCAGGGTTGTGAGTTGCGCCGGGTCCACAAACCCGACGGCAGTTACACCTTCACCGAGAGCGACGAGTACGGTCCGGAGTTCCCCCTGAAAGCGCTCAAGAATGCGATTGTACGTGAATACGACCATGAACCGTTCTGGAAATGGGCAGGAAGCCAGTACCATTCCGCACAGGTGGAGAAGCTACTTGCTACACGACCTGAGATAGACCGCTGCTGGGGTCCGAAGGGGTTTCACGAATGGGGGCGTCGAGAAACGCTCTGGACAAATCACTCCGACCAGCCACTCATCGAACTCCATGAGTGTATGTACTGCCCCATTCGGTTAGTGACGAATCACCGAGGGCGTTCAGGGCACAGTACCTTCTGTCTCTACGGTCGGGAACCGGACATCGACTGGGACGACGTGTACTTCCAGGCCAGCCCTCCCGAGTGTGATCATTATCTCTACGACGAGGATGCGATCGAAGATTACTGCCCTAAGTGTGGTGCGACGATGGAGACTCCCGATACAACGCTCCGCGACCACACGAGCTGGATTCCTCCGTAAGCGGGGAACCAGTCATTCATCCAAGTTCGGCTCGCCGGCGAGATGCCGGGCATATTCCCGGAAGACGCGTTCGTCGAGGTCCTCGAAGGTCGGCTCGCGATCGACATCGTCAGGAACGATTCCAATCCAGTCGTCGTCGCCGCGGTCACCGGCGGCCCACTCGGCGAACCGCTCGAGCTCGCGTGCAGCGTTACGTCGGTAGTTCCCGCCGTCGCCACCGCGGCCTTTTCCCTTGTCCTAGAGGTAGCGCTCGAGGGAACTCTCGAGTGACTGATCGGCCCGTTCTCGGGGTGTCATGGTTCCTCGTTCGCGTACTGGTACGTCGGACGGACGTCCTCGAGTAGCTCTTCGACAATTTCCCAGAGAATCAGGGAGGGAGTCTCATGTTCGAATGTGATCCCCCACCGGTCCTCCTTATCGGCGACTGAGTACTGGAAATGCGTCCGTCCCAGATCGGCATGGTCTTCGTCCTGATGCCAGCCAGCGTGAAAGCCCGTGTTCGGGTCGGTGTAGTTGATACGGAACCAATCGTGTGGCTCCTGTCGATACCACTTGACGGTCAGTTCCGGCGAATCAGGGCCCGTTGGGGGATCCAGACGGGCCGGATCGAAAGTCGCCCGCAGCTGCTTTGCCTCGATATCGTCTGGAACGTACTCGACGGCCGTGATCTGTGGCACGCGGTCAAGGACGTCTCGCTTTAGCTGGGCGTAGAGGTTCGCGTTCGGATCACCACCTAGATGCGGGACCGACATCCGTTAGCTGCTGGCCTCAGCAAGCTCTGTCGTCGGAGCGAGAAAGTCCCACTCGCGGATAGCGAAGCCGACAATCTGGATACGCCGTTGAAGATGCTCCCACTCACGGGCAATCTCACGGCGACGGTCTTCCTCGCCACCGTCAAGGGACTCGTCAGCGAGCGTCCCACGAAGCTGATTCGGTGATTCAACGCCGAATTCATCCTCCCAGTCGCGAATCTGCGTCTTCATATTGGCGAGCCGGTCTGTAAGCTCCTCGACAGTGTGTCCGCTATCTCGGAGGCGCATCGCCTCCTGCATCGCTTGACGGCGGTAATCAGGATAATACGTCGTGTGAGTACCGCTTTCGTCACGGTGGAGGATGCCGTCGTCGACGAGTCGCTCGAGGACGCGCTTCGTTGGTTCGTGTGACCAGCCCGCTTCGGAGGCGATCCAGTTGGCCGTCTGTGGCTCCGACAGCTGTCGAGCAACCATCCGCACGCGGTCTTCACCCGTGGTCTGGCGTTCCATCAGGCCCTCGGAGTTCGATTCATCTTCGGTCATACAACATCGTTCGGGCTTTGTCTTAATATAGGTTGAGGTCATTAGTTCTATATCGAATTAACTCTTCGCCATCGGCGCGATCTTAACTGAGGGGGAAGATGATATAGCGATATGAGATTTATTCCTCAGAGGCACCGGAAATGGGATTTTTGTGTTGTTGTGGTTTTCCAGTCCAGAAAACAACACCACACAAAGTATAAGTGAGTTAGGAATAACGGTCTATCCACTGAGAACACCCGACTTAGAATCAGGGGTGCACGCAGCGAGTCGCGTGCCGTAACGCGATTTCACACGTACAACTGAAAACGCGGACACGACAGCATTCGATTCAGCGACCCGTCAGGACCGCCATCACCCATGTCCACAGAAACTACCACCGACTCACCACGCTACAGCACGATGGATCTTGAGGGCTGCAAGGCCTTCTACCAAGAGAAAATCGTCCAGGAGATGCGGGCTAATGGACTCGACCCTGACCGCGAGACACCGACCTACGCGTGGCTCAGTGACCACTATCGGGGCTTCATCGCACATCTCTCCCGGAACTTCGACCTCTCACCCGGGGACTTCTACGCCGAGATCGGGGTTCCACCATACGACGACGAAGATAACAGCCCCTTCGCGTTCGTCGACGATCAGGATACACGCCAGGCGCTCGAATCCTACCTGCGCGAGCTTCGAGACCGGCAGGGGCGTGCCGAATCGACGGTTGCGACCCGGCAATCGGTCCTTCGCCGCTACGTTGATACCTACCAGCAGGTGAACGACACCGACGATCTGCTCTCACCACTCCAGTCTGAACAGGGAAGTTCCGAGGAGAAAGCCCGTGTCGCGGACACATTCGACGTCCTCCGACAGCTCGACCAGACGCTGAACACGCACGCGTCGCGACGAAAGTACGTCCAGGAGGTCCGGCAGTTCTACCAGCACCGCGTCGACTTCGGGAAAGCTGACTACGACCCGACGACGCGGCTGGAACGTCGGTTCGGGTGGGATTCAGCACCCGACTGGGATAATCCTGCCCTCGACGCCGACCAGATTCAATCGCTCTACCAGACCGCCGAGACGCCGGCTGACCGCCTTCTTGTCGTTGGCGTCTGCGGGTGGGGACTGC
It contains:
- a CDS encoding IS4 family transposase, which translates into the protein MQSNPSSQEVERHLTNFLPSEALEDHADAVGVVERDRKLQIPPLVWSFAFGFAGGASRTLANFRRSYNSTADKTLSAGGFYQRLTPTLAEYLRDLVEYGLDEVAVPHTVSEEFNRFRDVIIADGTVLRLHELLSEEYEGRRDEQAGARLHLLHNVTEQTIDRFSVTDEKRHDSTQFETGSWLEGRLAIFDLAYFKYRRFALIDENDGYFVSRLKRSSNPVVTDELREWRGRAIPLEGKKIYDVVDDLCRKYIDVEVEIEFDRREYAGTQSRDTKRFRVVGVRNEDADDYHLYITNLSREEFLPEDLATIYRCRWEVELLFRELKTQYRLDEFDTTKKHVVEILLYAALLSLVVSRELLSLVIEHADDELVFPPERWAATFRSHAQLILYRLSDYLGYSPPPLLDRLIADAQKIHKQRPVLQEQLATAIKPAAEA
- a CDS encoding tyrosine-type recombinase/integrase encodes the protein MDLEGCKAFYQEKIVQEMRANGLDPDRETPTYAWLSDHYRGFIAHLSRNFDLSPGDFYAEIGVPPYDDEDNSPFAFVDDQDTRQALESYLRELRDRQGRAESTVATRQSVLRRYVDTYQQVNDTDDLLSPLQSEQGSSEEKARVADTFDVLRQLDQTLNTHASRRKYVQEVRQFYQHRVDFGKADYDPTTRLERRFGWDSAPDWDNPALDADQIQSLYQTAETPADRLLVVGVCGWGLRPSEVCALHTRQLTLTPAEDDPEGPDPYIDFGEDDRKNGPGTVALLVGVEELESRIDDLHDEHGDDWNGYLLPSSSSKSGHISTETARRHFRDLAEEAGITVDGTTPTPKMGRRYWYTAYGAAVKRVAERFEDIAEEQGSKSAEVVLDNYLSKPERRRHRRDEMRDDLVGLFDS
- a CDS encoding DUF7342 family protein → MTSTYIKTKPERCCMTEDESNSEGLMERQTTGEDRVRMVARQLSEPQTANWIASEAGWSHEPTKRVLERLVDDGILHRDESGTHTTYYPDYRRQAMQEAMRLRDSGHTVEELTDRLANMKTQIRDWEDEFGVESPNQLRGTLADESLDGGEEDRRREIAREWEHLQRRIQIVGFAIREWDFLAPTTELAEASS